Proteins found in one Brevibacillus brevis genomic segment:
- the rpmG gene encoding 50S ribosomal protein L33: protein MRVNITLQCTETGDRNYITSKNKRNHPERLELKKYSPRLKRYTLHRETK, encoded by the coding sequence ATGCGCGTGAACATTACCCTGCAATGCACTGAAACCGGAGATCGCAACTATATCACATCCAAAAACAAGCGGAATCATCCCGAGCGATTGGAACTGAAAAAATATTCCCCGCGACTAAAGCGCTATACCCTTCATAGGGAAACAAAGTGA
- a CDS encoding GTP-binding protein, translated as MSINEKKIPVTVLSGYLGAGKTTLLNHILNNREGSRVAVIVNDLSEVNVDASLILAGSGLSRVDEKVVELSNGCICCTLREDLLTEVERLAVEGRYDYILIESTGVGEPVPVAQTFTYVDEENGINLSSLCRLDTMVTVVDAYRFWYDFSSGENLLDRGQAVGAEDTREVADLLIDQIEFCDVLILNKCDRVAPDDLIQLEAVLRKLQPKARFIRAVRGQVDPQEILNTHLFDFETASQSAGWIAELQKEVHTPETDEYGISSFVYRSRRPFHPARFEKWLEAWPEEIVRAKGFFWLATRNDVAMTLSQAGPSIEIGTAGYWTAALSAEEQQAILVEEPDWQQTWHPVHGDRTTELVFIGIDLNQEQIVKHLDACLLNDEEYEADWSKLPDPLPTADAVMETTL; from the coding sequence ATGAGCATAAACGAAAAGAAAATCCCTGTCACAGTCCTGAGCGGGTACTTGGGAGCAGGCAAAACGACGCTACTGAACCATATCCTGAACAATCGGGAGGGGTCACGAGTCGCCGTGATCGTTAACGACTTGAGCGAAGTAAACGTAGACGCCTCTCTAATTCTCGCAGGCAGTGGTCTGTCACGCGTGGACGAAAAGGTCGTGGAGCTGTCGAATGGTTGCATTTGCTGCACCTTGCGAGAGGATTTGCTGACGGAGGTAGAGCGTCTGGCTGTGGAAGGACGGTATGACTACATACTGATTGAATCGACGGGAGTAGGCGAGCCGGTTCCTGTCGCCCAGACTTTCACATACGTAGACGAAGAAAATGGCATTAATTTGTCGTCCTTATGCCGCCTGGACACGATGGTAACCGTAGTGGATGCGTACCGCTTCTGGTATGACTTTTCTTCCGGCGAAAACCTTTTGGACAGAGGGCAGGCAGTTGGCGCAGAGGATACTCGTGAGGTCGCGGATCTTTTAATCGACCAGATTGAATTCTGTGATGTGTTGATTCTGAACAAATGCGATCGCGTCGCTCCAGACGATTTAATCCAGCTGGAAGCCGTTCTGCGCAAGCTACAGCCAAAGGCTCGCTTCATCCGCGCTGTTCGTGGGCAGGTGGACCCGCAAGAAATTTTGAATACCCATCTGTTCGACTTCGAGACTGCCAGTCAATCAGCGGGATGGATTGCTGAGCTGCAAAAGGAAGTGCATACACCTGAGACGGACGAGTACGGAATTTCCTCCTTCGTTTATCGCAGTCGCAGACCGTTTCATCCAGCCCGTTTTGAAAAGTGGTTAGAGGCTTGGCCAGAAGAAATCGTGCGTGCCAAAGGCTTTTTCTGGTTGGCGACACGAAATGACGTGGCGATGACACTTAGTCAGGCGGGGCCATCCATCGAAATCGGAACGGCAGGCTATTGGACAGCAGCGTTATCGGCAGAAGAGCAACAAGCCATTTTGGTAGAGGAGCCAGACTGGCAGCAAACATGGCATCCCGTACATGGGGATCGAACCACAGAGCTCGTCTTTATCGGGATCGATCTGAACCAGGAGCAAATCGTGAAGCATCTCGATGCATGTCTCCTGAACGATGAGGAATACGAGGCGGACTGGAGTAAGCTGCCCGATCCACTCCCAACAGCAGATGCTGTAATGGAGACGACATTGTAA
- a CDS encoding glycosyltransferase family 4 protein yields MKIVIIAPEQIPVPPILGGSVEITILAIAKELSKWHSVSIISRAHSRYPKYSVIDGVNIYRVPTGSPAKYLTHVKKILKKRQFDVLQIDNRPEFVGQIKSMFPKATVSLYLHSLTFVNFPHTSRAETLAGLRKADLIITNSSSLERRLSARFPSMSRKIRVAWLGVDTSRFSPIQKTSHPRAFTLLFAGRLIPRKGVPVLLQAVKLVNKQVNEPVKVMIAGGSPTSKYARQLQSLSRKFGVHAEFLGTIPHCHIHRVFRKADLFICPSQKHESFGLVNVEAMSSGLPVVASKNGGIKEVIQHGRSGLLIKQYKNPQAFADAICSLIMNKPLYLKMKQEARQIALEKFSWCATADRLNHIYESEKDLQQDKRQNEYHCTAAHCHERQDLQECNETGQGAQPERMKEEPAIPQSFDIVHDWSSFDDDTQSITSTGVFQNFADLCTENDDESDGSNDSAEATFDFFSDIGYQRLVDALIYG; encoded by the coding sequence ATGAAAATCGTGATCATCGCCCCTGAGCAAATTCCCGTTCCCCCCATTCTTGGGGGGTCCGTCGAAATTACAATTCTGGCGATCGCCAAAGAATTGAGTAAGTGGCACTCGGTCTCGATCATCAGCAGAGCGCATTCTCGGTACCCAAAGTATTCTGTTATCGATGGGGTGAACATCTATCGCGTTCCTACCGGGAGTCCTGCGAAATATTTGACCCATGTGAAAAAAATCCTGAAAAAACGCCAATTTGACGTTTTGCAAATTGATAACCGTCCAGAGTTCGTCGGGCAGATTAAATCGATGTTTCCGAAAGCTACTGTCTCCTTGTATCTTCACTCGCTGACTTTTGTCAACTTTCCCCATACCAGTCGGGCAGAGACTTTGGCCGGGTTGCGAAAGGCAGACTTGATTATCACCAACAGCTCCTCTCTTGAAAGGCGACTTTCTGCTCGGTTTCCCAGTATGTCGAGAAAAATCCGGGTTGCATGGCTTGGCGTTGATACATCTCGCTTTTCCCCTATTCAAAAAACCTCTCATCCCCGTGCTTTCACTTTATTGTTCGCAGGCAGGCTTATTCCACGCAAAGGCGTTCCCGTATTGCTTCAGGCAGTTAAGCTCGTGAATAAACAGGTAAACGAACCTGTCAAAGTAATGATTGCAGGAGGGTCACCCACAAGCAAATATGCAAGGCAATTGCAGTCGCTCTCTCGTAAATTTGGCGTACATGCTGAATTCCTAGGTACGATCCCCCATTGTCATATCCATCGCGTTTTTAGAAAAGCCGATTTGTTCATTTGTCCTTCGCAAAAGCATGAATCGTTTGGACTTGTTAACGTCGAAGCGATGTCTTCCGGATTGCCAGTCGTTGCCTCGAAAAACGGGGGCATAAAAGAAGTGATTCAGCATGGCCGTTCTGGATTGTTGATCAAGCAATATAAAAATCCGCAAGCCTTTGCCGATGCGATCTGTTCGCTGATCATGAATAAGCCCCTGTATTTGAAAATGAAGCAAGAAGCTCGTCAAATTGCGTTGGAGAAATTCAGTTGGTGTGCAACAGCCGATAGACTCAACCACATTTATGAATCTGAAAAAGATTTACAACAGGATAAGCGCCAAAATGAATACCATTGCACCGCTGCCCATTGCCATGAACGTCAAGATTTGCAAGAATGCAATGAAACCGGGCAAGGCGCCCAGCCGGAGCGAATGAAAGAGGAGCCAGCCATCCCGCAATCATTTGACATCGTCCACGATTGGAGTTCCTTTGATGATGACACCCAAAGCATCACCAGTACCGGGGTTTTCCAAAATTTTGCTGATCTATGTACGGAAAATGATGACGAGTCCGATGGGAGTAATGACTCCGCCGAAGCCACTTTCGATTTCTTTTCCGATATCGGCTATCAAAGGCTTGTCGATGCACTCATATACGGTTAA